Proteins found in one Acomys russatus chromosome 31, mAcoRus1.1, whole genome shotgun sequence genomic segment:
- the LOC127212648 gene encoding zinc finger protein 14-like has translation MTNGIRFKSADLRDDGEEWALLDPSQKNLYKDVMLETYGNLTAGTNGKTTILKNVVQILEDMEVGVHQQAHTGETPHKYKEYGDPSLCAASLCTRRVTHTTGKRCACNPCGGTPSSSTSPLKCEKAQMGEESDQSEPCTNGFNHHRHLETHKRTSNEEDLYECNQHDKAFTSNSSLQLHQGNHLEIKPYEDNQSDKAFVCHSLHQIPRFHTREERYGCHQCGKAFECPGYLQRHERINTAEKPFECNQCNKAFAYKSHLHRHEKIHTGEKPYESFARNSHLHRHERSHTREKPYECNQCGKAFGCNSNLQRHERSHTGEKPYGYKQCDKAFAQNSSLHSQERSHIAEKPYGHKQCDKAFAQHSSLHSQERSHIAEKPYGHKQCDKAFAQNSHLFCHERSHTREKSYRCRQCGKAFGRNSNLQRHERSHTGVKPYECNLCGKAFSQNSHLHRHERIHTGEKPYECSQCYKAFACKSDLQRHERRHTGEKQYGCNLCGKAFLQNSHLQRHERSHSGQKPNKYNQCGKPCCSSLQKHDRIHTGEHS, from the exons gaagagtgggctttgctggatccctCCCAGAAGAATCTttacaaagatgtgatgctggaaaCCTACGGGAACCTCACTGCT GGTACAAATGGGAAGACCACGATATTGAAGAACGTTGTCCAGATTCTGGAGGACATGGAAG TGGGCGTACATCAGCAAGCTCACACTGGAGAGACACCGCACAAGTACAAGGAATATGGCGATCCGTCCCTCTGTGCTGCTTCACTTTGCACACGTCGTGTGACTCACACTACAGGAAAACGTTGTGCATGTAATCCCTGTGGTGGAACTCCGAGTTCTTCCACTTCTCCTCTAAAATGTGAGAAAGCTCAGATGGGAGAGGAAAGTGATCAATCTGAGCCATGTACTAACGGCTTTAACCATCACAGGCATCTTGAAACACACAAAAGAACCAGTAATgaagaggatctctatgagtgtaATCAACATGATAAAGCCTTTACATCTAATTCCTCTTTACAGTTACACCAAGGAAATCATTTGGAAATAAAACCCTATGAAGATAATCAAAGTGACAAAGCCTTTGTATGTCACAGTCTTCATCAAATACCTAGATTTCATACTAGAGAGGAAAGATATGGATGTCATCAGTGCGGTAAAGCCTTTGAATGTCCCGGTtatcttcaaagacatgaaagaattaATACTGCAGAGAAACCCTTTGAATGTAATCAATGCAATAAGGCCTTTGCATATAAAAGTCATCTTCACAGGCATGAAAAGATTCACaccggagagaaaccctatgaat cctttgcacgtaaCAGTCATCTTCACAGACATGAAAGAAGTCAtactagagagaaaccctatgaatgtaatcagtgtggtaaagcctttgggTGTAACAgtaatcttcaaaggcatgaaagaagtcATACTGGAGAAAAGCCCTATGGATATAAACAATGTGACAAAGCCTTTGCACAGAACAGTAGTCTTCACAGTCAGGAAAGAAGTCATATTGCAGAAAAGCCCTATGGACATAAACAGTGtgataaagcctttgcacagcacagtAGTCTTCACAGTCAGGAAAGAAGTCATATTGCAGAAAAGCCCTATGGACATAAACAGTGtgataaagcctttgcacagAACAGTCATCTTTTCTGTCATGAAAGAAGTCATACTAGAGAGAAATCCTACAGATGTAGGCAATGTGGCAAAGCCTTTGGACGTAACAgtaatcttcaaaggcatgaaagaagtcATACAGGAgtgaaaccttatgaatgtaatctatgtggtaaagccttttcacagAACAGTCATCTTCacaggcatgaaagaattcatactggggagaaaccctatgaatgtagtcAGTGTTATAAGGCCTTTGCATGTAAAAGTGATCTTCAAAGGCACGAAAGAagacacactggagagaaacagTATGGGTGTAACctatgtggtaaagcctttttaCAGAACAGCCACCTTCAGAGGCATGAAAGAAGTCATAGTGGACAAAAACCTAACAAATATAATCAGTGTGGTAAGCCTTGTTGTAGTAGCCTTCAAAAGCACGACAGAATCCACACTGGTGAACATTCCTAA